A section of the Rhizophagus irregularis chromosome 16, complete sequence genome encodes:
- a CDS encoding uncharacterized protein (SECRETED:cutsite_VNA-VP; SECRETED:prob_0.9665); SECRETED:SignalP(1-20): MNRNLMFAFLLLAALAMVNAVPYQLLKRDRDIGYPCPTNPEGSYIYANLNPFPPVSNQPINYTIEGGMLGYEITPYKTAITIAYTDEHSEVYTKGLDFYYAKGAPFSIDVPDVPTPQLPSTYAIMVIIADKTDDPNKAVLHACSYATFGL; the protein is encoded by the coding sequence ATGAACCGAAATTTGATGTTTGCATTCCTTTTATTGGCTGCACTTGCCATGGTCAATGCCGTTCCATATCAACTCCTTAAAAGAGATAGAGACATAGGTTATCCATGTCCAACAAATCCTGAAGGCTCTTACATCTATGCAAACCTTAATCCTTTCCCTCCTGTGTCTAATCAACCcattaattatacaattgaAGGAGGAATGTTAGGTTATGAAATCACTCCTTATAAAACCGCAATTACAATTGCGTATACTGATGAGCACAGTGAGGTTTATACTAAGGGTTTGGATTTTTATTATGCGAAAGGAGCTCCATTTTCAATTGATGTACCAGATGTTCCGACACCACAACTTCCTAGTACATACGCGATTATGGTAATAATTGCAGATAAAACCGATGATCCAAATAAAGCAGTACTCCATGCCTGTTCATATGCTACTTTTGGTTTATGA
- a CDS encoding uncharacterized protein (SECRETED:cutsite_VNA-VP; SECRETED:prob_0.9636); SECRETED:SignalP(1-20), with amino-acid sequence MNRNLIFAFLLLAALAMVNAVPYQLLKRAGDVGDQCPAPEGSYIYANLNPFPPVSNQPVNYTVEGGMLGYEITPYKTEILIAYTDEHIIELYTKVLDFYYAKGAPFSIDVPDVPTPQLPSTYAIMVIIADKTDDPKKPEIHACSYATFGF; translated from the coding sequence ATGAACCGAAATTTGATATTTGCATTCCTTTTATTGGCTGCACTTGCCATGGTCAATGCCGTTCCATATCAACTTCTTAAAAGAGCTGGAGACGTAGGTGACCAATGTCCAGCTCCTGAAGGCTCTTACATCTATGCAAACCTTAATCCTTTCCCTCCTGTGTCTAATCAACCCGTTAATTATACAGTTGAAGGAGGAATGTTAGGTTATGAAATCACTCCTTATAAAACCGAAATTTTAATTGCGTATACTGATGAGCATATCATAGAACTTTACACTAAGGTTTTGGATTTTTATTATGCGAAAGGAGCTCCATTTTCAATTGATGTACCAGATGTTCCGACACCACAACTTCCTAGTACATACGCGATTATGGTAATAATTGCAGATAAAACCGATGATCCAAAGAAACCAGAAATCCATGCCTGTTCATATGCTACTTTTGGTTTCTGA